The uncultured Methanolobus sp. sequence GAAGAGTTACAAAGCAAAACCAATGAGAAGAATCTACATTCAGTAGTTTGCTAATTTTCCTCTCGGTCACAAAGTAGTGCCTTTCGATAGCTTTATATGCGGCGAGAACGCCGCCATATGTCGTTTCTAAAATTCAATTCCAGCACCCCTTCTAAAGTCGAGTTAAGACCAAAACAATGTATCGATGCTGTTCTAAAACCTCTTACTGATAATATCGCCATTAATATCAATGGTTCTCTTACCTGTAAAGACCTATTTTATGCTGCTATATGTATGGCAGTAGAAAAAAGTTCAGTTCATTCCATGTCGAAACACTATCAAGACATTCCTTGTGAAACATCTACAAGATATCATCTCAATAAATTGGATCTTGAAGAACTAATCCGGTTAAATGCAAAGATTCTACTTCAAGGTCCTATTAGTACTCTAAAAACTGAGAAAAAGTATGAGTTTGCTATTGACTTTACAAATGACCCTTACTATGGAGAAACTGATTCATCCAATGAAAACTACGTCATACGTGGACAGGCAAAAAAATCTACAAACTCTTTCTATTCATATATTTCATTGTCCATCATAAACAAGAATGAGAGGTTCACTATATCCGTTCTTCCAGTAGAAAGAAGTGAAACAAAGATCAATTACCTCGCTTATTTCGTTGATCTGATAGGGAACCTTGATCTTAAGATCAAGGTTCTTTGTTTGGACAGAGAGTTTAGCTCTGTTGATGTCTTTGAGTTCTTACAGAACAAAGACATTCCTCATATTACTCCTATAGTTAAAAAAGGAAACGTGATCAAACGACTACTTATTGGTAGAAAGGCAAGGGATTCGCAATATGTTATGAAGAATCCTCAGAAGAAAGAGGTTCGGCTAAATATCGTTATTGATGTCAAGTACATGAAAGGTAAAAGGAATAAAAAAGGATGCGAAAACCTTGGTTTTGTTGTTTATGGGATCAACTGGAAGCCCCGGAAGATTAGCACGGTCTATAGAAGAAGGTTTGCAATCGAATCGTCTTACAGGATGAGGAATATAGTCAAACCCAGAACATCGACAAGGAACGTTACTTTCAGGTACTTTTTTACATTGGTATCGTTCCTGCTTAGAAATACATGGCTCCTAATTCAGAAAAAGCATTTTACGATTGTAAAACGAGGTCCTCAAACAATTGATGAGGATAGGTTCAGGTTTGACAGATTTATCCTGTTTGTTGAGGAATGGTTTAGAAGAAACTTAAGGGTTCAATTGGTAGTGCGGTGTTTGAGGTAGATGAATAGCGGTAAGGAGAAAAAGGAGGGAAAAATAGCGAAGTACTGACATTGAGAAATATGGGAAGAAGGAGAAACGACCACTAAGTATTCCTACAATGCACGATAGAGCAATGCAGGCGTTACATGCTCTTGCACTAGACCCAATTGCAGAAACAACAGCAGACAAGTGTTCTTTTGGCTTCCGTCAGAACAGGAGTACTCATGATGCTTGTGAACTATCTTTTAAGTGCCTGAGCAAGAAACATTCTGCTCAATGGGTGCTTGAAGGGGATATCAAAGGTTGTTTTGATAATATCAACCATGATTGGCTACTGGCCAATATCCCAATGGATAAATCAATACTTAAGCAATTTCTTAAAGCAGGGTTTGTTTATAACCGACATCTGAATCCCAGTAAAGCAGGAACTCCACAAGGAGGTATCATATCCCCGATATTGGCAAATATGACCTTAGATGGCATTGAAAATGCAATAGCTGCTAAGTATCATACAAACATGAAGGGAACTATCAATAAAAGATATAACCTTCATAAAGTCAATTTCGTGAGATATGCAGACGATTTCATCGTCACCGCGGATTCAGAAGAAGTAGCTAAAGACGTTGCAGAATTGATTACATCATTCCTGAAGGAGAAGGGTCTGGAACTATCAACAGAGAAGACTCTTGTGTCCCATATAGATGATGGATTTGACTTCTTGGGCTGGAATTTCCGAAAATATAAAGGAAAACTTCTAATCAAGCCTTCCAGGAAATCCATTGATAAAATCACTAAGAATATTAATGATGTAATTAAGAAAGGTAAGGCCTGGTCACAGGAATCTCTCATCCGAAAGCTTAATCCAATTATCACCGGATGGGCTGTATATCACCAAACAGTTGTTTCTAAGGACGTATTCTCCAAACTTGATTACAGGTTGTGGAATATGCTCTGGACATGGGCTAAAAGGAGACATCCTGATAAATCCCATTGGTGGATTGCCAATAGATATTGGCATAGGGTTGGATCAAGGAATTGGGTATTTTCTACTGGAAGTTATGAACTCAAGCACGTCCCGGATACGAAGATTATCAGACATCCCGGTATAAAACGGGACAAGAACCCTTATCTAGATAAGGAATACTTCGAATGGCGAAGGGAGTATCTAAGAATTCGGAGAAAGGATAACTACCCCAAACCTAAGAATTTTGAGTTGATTGGAACAGGAAGTAATGTTGTTAGTTACTATATATACTAAATGCCACAAAAAAAAAAGAGAGAATAACTGCTGCCCGATACACAAAAGGTTATAGAATGCTTGAGCGGTATGAAGGGAAACTTTCACGTACCGTTCTTAGAAGAGGGAGAGCGAGCAATCGCTCTTTCTTATTTGACGATATTTATCTATAGAAGAATAAGAACATATAGAGGTATAGGGATTTTACAGCAAATGTGAGACGCTGCCACAGAATAAAAATATGATGGGTAAAATTGATTAAAATCACAGTCAGAAAGTTAAAAGTATATTAAAGTTCAATTGATGAAAATGGAACTAGATGAAAATAAGTTAACCTATGAATACATTGATTCGATCTTTAAAGCTAGAATTAATGATAATTTGGCAACACATGCAAATATGGTTAGTGTCTTTCACATTGGCATTGAAACATCTTTATGTTTAAATGAATCCCTCCAATTAAAATTTTTAGAGAAAAGTAAAGTAACGGGAAAATCCTTTTCTGGTCCTCAGTCGTTTGTTTCTCTTTTATTTTTGAGAAATAGTAATTATTTAATTGCTACTGAAGAGTTAGCTTTAAGGGGATTAGCTAATTCTAGCTATTTGAATTTGAGAGTTGTTTTTGAAGGAATAACTCTAATCTATTTACTTTATCTTACTGAAATCGAAGCCAGCCTATTCTATAAAAAACAATTAGGGATATTAACTCCCAAAGAAGAAAGTGATCTAAAAAAGAAGTATAACTGGCTCGGTCCAAAAACCGTAAGAAGCATACTATATAGTGGTGAAAAGAAAGACCAGCTTGAAATGTTTTATCATGAATTATCAAATTTTGCCCATGCGAGTGTAAAAGGTTTAATGATGGATATTGAATCGAAAAAAGGGGTAGTTGGTGATATCCTTGGAACAGGTTTGATGTTAATGGTTTCAAATCTGATCGCTATATAT is a genomic window containing:
- a CDS encoding ISH3 family transposase; this translates as MSFLKFNSSTPSKVELRPKQCIDAVLKPLTDNIAININGSLTCKDLFYAAICMAVEKSSVHSMSKHYQDIPCETSTRYHLNKLDLEELIRLNAKILLQGPISTLKTEKKYEFAIDFTNDPYYGETDSSNENYVIRGQAKKSTNSFYSYISLSIINKNERFTISVLPVERSETKINYLAYFVDLIGNLDLKIKVLCLDREFSSVDVFEFLQNKDIPHITPIVKKGNVIKRLLIGRKARDSQYVMKNPQKKEVRLNIVIDVKYMKGKRNKKGCENLGFVVYGINWKPRKISTVYRRRFAIESSYRMRNIVKPRTSTRNVTFRYFFTLVSFLLRNTWLLIQKKHFTIVKRGPQTIDEDRFRFDRFILFVEEWFRRNLRVQLVVRCLR
- a CDS encoding reverse transcriptase domain-containing protein, which codes for MHDRAMQALHALALDPIAETTADKCSFGFRQNRSTHDACELSFKCLSKKHSAQWVLEGDIKGCFDNINHDWLLANIPMDKSILKQFLKAGFVYNRHLNPSKAGTPQGGIISPILANMTLDGIENAIAAKYHTNMKGTINKRYNLHKVNFVRYADDFIVTADSEEVAKDVAELITSFLKEKGLELSTEKTLVSHIDDGFDFLGWNFRKYKGKLLIKPSRKSIDKITKNINDVIKKGKAWSQESLIRKLNPIITGWAVYHQTVVSKDVFSKLDYRLWNMLWTWAKRRHPDKSHWWIANRYWHRVGSRNWVFSTGSYELKHVPDTKIIRHPGIKRDKNPYLDKEYFEWRREYLRIRRKDNYPKPKNFELIGTGSNVVSYYIY